Proteins encoded in a region of the Orcinus orca chromosome X, mOrcOrc1.1, whole genome shotgun sequence genome:
- the MED12 gene encoding mediator of RNA polymerase II transcription subunit 12 isoform X15, which translates to MAAFGILSYEHRPLKRPRLGPPDVYPQDPKQKEDELTALNVKQGFNNQPAVSGDEHGSAKNVNFNPAKISSNFSSIIAEKLRCNTLPDTGRRKPQVNQKDNFWLVTARSQSAINTWFTDLAGTKPLTQLAKKVPIFSKKEEVFGYLAKYTVPVMRAAWLIKMTCAYYAAITETKVKKRHVIDPFMEWTQIITKYLWEQLQKMAEYYRPGPSGSGGCGSTIGPLPHDVEVAIRQWDYNEKLAMFMFQDGMLDRHEFLTWVLECFEKIRPGEDELLKLLLPLLLRYSGEFVQSAYLSRRLAYFCTRRLALQLDGMSSHSSHVMSAQSTSTLPTTPAPQPPTSSTPSTPFSDLLMCPQHRPLVFGLSCILQTILLCCPSALVWHYSLTDSRIKTGSPLDHLPIAPSNLPMPEGNSAFTQQVRAKLREIEQQIKERGQAVEVRWSFDKCQEATAGFTIGRVLHTLEVLDSHSFERSDFSNSLDSLCNRIFGLGPSKDGHEISSDDDAVVSLLCEWAVSCKRSGRHRAMVVAKLLEKRQAEIEAERCGESEAADEKGSIASGSLSAPSAPIFQDVLLQFLDTQAPMLTDPRSESERVEFFNLVLLFCELIRHDVFSHNMYTCTLISRGDLAFGAPGPRPPSPFDDPADDPERKEAEGSSSSKLEDPGLSESMDIDPSSSVLFEDMEKPDFSLFSPTMPCEGKGSPSPEKPDVEKEVKPPPKEKLEGTLGVLYDQPRHVQYATHFPIPQEESCSHECNQRLVVLFGVGKQRDDARHAIKKITKDILKVLNRKGTAETDQLAPIVPLNPGDLTFLGGEDGQKRRRNRPEAFPTAEDIFAKFQHLSHYDQHQVTAQVSRNVLEQITSFALGMSYHLPLVQHVQFIFDLMEYSLSISGLIDFAIQLLNELSVVEAELLLKSSDLVGSYTTSLCLCIVAVLRHYHACLILNQDQMAQVFEGLCGVVKHGMNRSDGSSAERCILAYLYDLYTSCSHLKSKFGELFSDFCSKVKNTIYCNVEPSESNMRWAPEFMIDTLENPAAHTFTYTGLGKSLSENPANRYSFVCNALMHVCVGHHDPDRVNDIAILCAELTGYCKSLSAEWLGVLKALCCSSNNGTCGFNDLLCNVDVSDLSFHDSLATFVAILIARQCLLLEDLIRCAAIPSLLNAACSEQDSEPGARLTCRILLHLFKTPQLNPCQSDGTVSPDKPTVGIRSSCDRHLLAASQNRIVDGAVFAVLKAVFVLGDAELKGSGFTVTGGTEELPEEEGGGGSGGRRQGGRNISVETASLDVYAKYVLRSICQQEWVGERCLKSLCEDSNDLQDPVLSSAQAQRLMQLICYPHRLLDNEDGENPQRQRIKRILQNLDQWTMRQSSLELQLMIKQTPNNEMNSLLENIAKATIEVFQQSAETGSSSGNTASNMPSSSKTKPVLSSLERSGVWLVAPLIAKLPTSVQGHVLKAAGEELEKGQHLGSSSRKERDRQKQKSMSLLSQQPFLSLVLTCLKGQDEQREGLLTSLYSQVHQIVNNWRDDQYLDDCKPKQLMHEALKLRLNLVGGMFDTVQRSTQQTTEWAVLLLEIIISGTVDMQSNNELFTTVLDMLSVLINGTLAADMSSISQGSMEENKRAYMNLVKKLRKELGERQSDSLEKVRQLLPLPKQTRDVITCEPQGSLIDTKGNKIAGFDSIFKKEGLQVSTKQKISPWDLFEGLKPSAPLSWGWFGTVRVDRRVARGEEQQRLLLYHTHLRPRPRAYYLEPLPLPPEDEEPPAPALLEPEKKAPEPPKTDKPGAAPPSTEERKKKSTKGKKRSQPAAKTEDYGMGPGRSGPYGVTVPPDLLHHTNPGSISHLSYRQGSIGLYTQNQPLPAGGPRVDPYRPVRLPMQKLPTRPPYPGVLPTTMTGVMGLEPSSYKTSVYRQQQPAVPQGQRLRQQLQAKIQSQGMLGQSSVHQMTPSSSYGLQTSQGYTPYVSHVGLQQHTGPADPTRHLQQRPSGYVHQQAPTYGHGLTSTQRFSHQTLQQTPMIGTMTPLGAQGVQAGVRSASILPEQQQQQQQQQQQQQQQQQQQQQQQQQQQQQYHIRQQQQQQILRQQQQQQQQQQQQQQQQQQQQQQQQQQQQQQQQQAHQQQQQQAAPPQPQPQSQPQFQRQGLQQTQQQQQTAALVRQLQQQLSNTQPQPSTNIFGRY; encoded by the exons ATGGCGGCCTTCGGGATCTTGAGCTACGAACACCGGCCCCTGAAGCGGCCGCGGCTGGGGCCTCCCGATGTGTACCCTCAAGATCCCAAACAGAAGGAG GATGAACTAACGGCCTTGAATGTAAAACAAGGTTTCAATAACCAGCCAGCTGTCTCTGGGGATGAACATGGCAGTGCCAAGAACGTCAACTTCAATCCTGCCAAG ATCAGTTCCAACTTCAGCAGCATTATTGCTGAGAAGTTACGTTGTAACACCCTCCCTGACACCGGTAGAAGGAAGCCCCAAGTGAACCAGAAGGACAACTTCTGGCTGGTGACTGCACGATCCCAGAGTGCCATTAACACCTGGTTCACCGATCTGGCTGGCACCAAGCCACTCACACAACTAGCCAAAAAG GTCCCCATTTTCAGTAAGAAGGAAGAAGTGTTTGGGTACTTGGCCAAGTACACAGTGCCTGTGATGCGGGCTGCCTGGCTCATTAAGATGACCTGTGCCTACTATGCAGCGATCACAGAGACCAAGGTTAAGAAGAGACATGTCATTGACCCTTTCATGG AATGGACTCAGATCATCACCAAGTACTTATGGGAGCAGCTGCAAAAGATGGCTGAATACTACCGGCCAGGGCCTTCCGGAAGTGGGGGCTGTGGTTCTACTATAGGGCCCTTGCCCCATGATGTAGAGGTGGCAATCCGGCAGTGGGACTACAATGAGAAGCTAGCCATGTTCATGTTTCAG GACGGAATGCTGGACAGACATGAGTTCCTGACCTGGGTACTTGAGTGTTTTGAGAAAATCCGCCCTGGAGAGGATGAATTGCTTAAActgctgctgcccctgctgcTTCGA TACTCTGGGGAATTCGTTCAGTCTGCATACCTCTCCCGCCGCCTTGCCTACTTCTGTACGCGGAGACTGGCCCTGCAGCTGGATGGCATGAGCAGTCACTCATCTCATGTGATGTCTGCTCAGTCAACAAGCACACTGCCCACGACCCCTGCTCCTCAGCCCCCAACTAGCAGCACACCCTCTACACCCTTTAGTGACCTGCTTATGTGCCCTCAGCACCGGCCCCTAGTTTTTGGCCTCAGCTGTATCCTTCAG ACCATCCTCCTGTGTTGTCCTAGTGCCCTGGTTTGGCACTACTCACTGACTGATAGCCGAATCAAGACTGGCTCACCACTTGACCACCTGCCTATTGCCCCCTCCAACCTGCCCATGCCAGAGGGCAACAGTGCCTTCACTCAGCAG GTCCGTGCAAAGTTGCGGGAGATTGAGCAGCAGATCAAGGAGCGAGGACAGGCCGTTGAGGTTCGCTGGTCTTTTGATAAGTGCCAAGAAGCTACTGCAG GCTTCACCATTGGACGGGTGCTCCATACTTTGGAAGTGCTGGACAGCCATAGTTTTGAGCGCTCTGACTTCAGCAACTCTCTTGATTCCCTCTGTAATCGAATCTTTGGATTGGGGCCTAGCAAGGATGGGCACGAG ATCTCCTCAGATGATGATGCTGTGGTATCATTACTGTGTGAATGGGCTGTCAGCTGCAAGCGCTCTGGTCGTCATCGTGCGATGGTGGTAGCCAAGCTGCTGGAGAAGAGACAGGCAGAGATTGAGGCTGAG CGTTGTGGAGAATCGGAAGCCGCAGATGAGAAGGGTTCCATAGCCTCTGGCTCCCTTTCTGCTCCTAGTGCTCCCATTTTCCAGGATGTCCTCCTGCAGTTTCTGGATACACAGGCTCCCATGCTGA CGGACCCCCGAAGTGAGAGTGAGCGAGTGGAGTTCTTTAACTTGGTACTGCTTTTCTGTGAACTGATTCGACATGATGTTTTCTCCCACAACATGTACACTTGCACCCTCATCTCCCGAGGGGACCTTGCCTTCGGAGCCCCTGGTCCCCGGCCTCCCTCTCCCTTTGATGACCCTGCCGATGACCCTGAGCGCAAAGAGGCtgagggcagcagcagcagcaagctGGAG GATCCAGGCCTCTCGGAGTCTATGGACATCGACCCTAGCTCCAGTGTGCTCTTTGAGGACATGGAGAAGCCTGATTTCTCA TTGTTCTCCCCCACTATGCCCTGTGAGGGGAAGGGCAGTCCATCCCCTGAGAAACCAGATGTTGAGAAGGAGGTGAAGCCCCCACCCAAGGAGAAGCTAGAAGGGACCCTTGGGGTTCTTTATGACCAGCCGCGGCATGTGCAGTATGCCACGCACTTTCCCATCCCCCAG GAGGAGTCATGCAGCCATGAGTGCAACCAGCGGTTGGTCGTACTGTTTGGGGTGGGAAAGCAGCGAGATGATGCCCGCCATGCCATCAAGAAAATTACCAAGGATATCCTGAAGGTTCTGAACCGCAAAGGGACAGCGGAAACTG ACCAGCTTGCTCCTATTGTGCCTCTGAATCCTGGAGACCTGACATTCTTAG GTGGGGAGGATGGGCAGAAGCGGCGGCGCAACCGGCCTGAAGCCTTCCCCACTGCCGAGGATATCTTTGCTAAGTTCCAGCACCTTTCACATTATGACCAACACCAGGTCACAGCTCAG GTCTCCCGGAATGTTCTGGAGCAGATCACGAGCTTTGCCCTTGGCATGTCGTACCACTTACCTCTGGTGCAGCATGTGCAGTTCATCTTCGACCTCATGGAATATTCACTCAGCATCAGTGGCCTCATCGACTTTGCCATTCAG CTACTGAATGAACTGAGTGTAGTTGAGGCCGAGTTGCTTCTCAAATCCTCGGATCTGGTGGGCAGCTACACCACCAGCCTGTGCCTGTGCATCGTGGCTGTCCTGCGGCACTATCACGCCTGCCTCATCCTcaaccaggaccagatggcacaGGTCTTTGAGGG GCTGTGTGGCGTAGTCAAGCATGGGATGAACCGGTCCGATGGCTCCTCCGCAGAACGCTGTATCCTTGCTTATCTCTATGATCTGTACACCTCCTGTAGCCATTTAAAGAGCAAATTTGGGGAGCTCTTCAG cGACTTCTGCTCCAAGGTGAAGAACACCATCTACTGCAACGTGGAGCCGTCAGAATCCAACATGCGCTGGGCACCTGAGTTCATGATTGACACTCTGGAGAACCCTGCCGCTCACACCTTCACCTACACAGGGCTAGGCAAGAGTCTTAGTGAGAACCCTGCTAACCGCTACAGCTTTGTCTGCAATGCCCTTATGCACGTCTGTGTGGGGCACCATGATCCCGATAG GGTGAATGACATCGCAATCCTGTGTGCAGAGCTGACCGGCTATTGCAAGTCACTGAGTGCAGAGTGGCTGGGAGTGCTTAAGGCCTTGTGCTGCTCCTCTAACAATGGCACTTGTGGTTTCAACGACCTCCTCTGCAATGTAGAT GTCAGTGACCTGTCTTTTCACGACTCCCTGGCCACTTTTGTTGCCATCCTCATCGCTCGGCAGTGTTTGCTCCTGGAGGATCTGATTCGCTGTGCAGCCATCCCTTCGCTTCTTAATGCTG CTTGCAGTGAACAGGACTCTGAGCCGGGGGCCCGGCTTACCTGCCGCATCCTCCTCCACCTTTTCAAGACACCTCAACTCAATCCTTGCCAGTCGGACGGAA CTGTCTCCCCAGACAAGCCTACAGTAGGAATCCGCTCCTCCTGTGACCGCCACCTGCTGGCTGCCTCCCAGAACCGCATTGTGGATGGAGCTGTGTTTGCTGTTCTCAAGGCTGTGTTTGTACTTG GGGATGCGGAACTGAAGGGTTCAGGCTTCACTGTGACAGGAGGAACAGAAGAACttccagaggaggagggaggaggtggcagtGGCGGTCGGAGGCAGGGTGGCCGCAACATCTCTGTGGAGACAGCCAGTCTGGATGTCTATGCCAAGTACGTGCTGCGCAGCATCTGCCAGCAG GAATGGGTAGGAGAACGCTGCCTTAAATCGCTGTGTGAGGACAGCAATGACTTGCAAGACCCAGTGTTGAGTAGCGCCCAGGCCCAGCGCCTCATGCAGCTCATCTGCTACCCACATCGGCTGCTGGACAATGAGGATGGGGAAAACCCCCAGCGGCAACGCATTAAGCGTATTCTCCAG AACTTGGACCAGTGGACCATGCGCCAGTCTTCCTTGGAGCTGCAGCTCATGATCAAGCAGACCCCTAACAAT GAGATGAACTCCCTCTTAGAGAACATCGCCAAGGCCACAATCGAGGTTTTCCAACAGTCTGCAGAGACAGGGTCATCTTCTGGAAACACTGCAAGCAACATGCCCAGCAGCAGCAAGACCAAGCCCGTGCTCAG CTCCCTAGAGCGCTCTGGTGTATGGCTGGTGGCTCCTCTCATTGCCAAACTGCCCACCTCAGTCCAGGGGCATGTGTTAAAGGCTGCTGGGGAAGAATTGGAGAAGGGCCAGCACCTGGGTTCCTCTTCGCGCAAAGAACGCGATCGACAAAAGCAAAAGAG CATGTCCCTGTTGAGCCAGCAGCCCTTCTTATCCCTGGTGCTGACGTGTCTGAAGGGTCAGGACGAGCAGCGCGAGGGACTCCTTACCTCCCTCTACAGCCAGGTCCACCAG ATTGTGAATAATTGGAGAGATGACCAGTACTTAGACGATTGCAAGCCAAAGCAGCTAATGCATGAGGCGCTCAAACTGCGGCTCAACCTG GTGGGGGGCATGTTTGACACGGTGCAGCGCAGCACCCAGCAGACCACGGAGTGGGCTGTGCTCCTCCTGGAGATCATCATCAGCGGCACTGTCGACATGCAGTCCAACAA TGAGCTCTTCACCACCGTCTTGGACATGCTGAGCGTGCTCATCAATGGGACCCTAGCTGCGGACATGTCCAGCATCTCCCAGGGCAGCATGGAGGAAAACAAACGTGCCTACATGAACCTGGTGAAGAAGCTGCGG AAGGAGTTGGGGGAGCGCCAGTCAGACAGTCTGGAAAAAGTTCGCCAGCTGCTGCCGCTGCCCAAGCAGACCCGAGATGTCATCACATGTGAGCCGCAGGGCTCCCTTATCGACACCAAAGGCAACAAGATCGCCGGCTTCGACTCCATCTTCAAGAAGGAG GGTCTACAGGTTTCCACCAAACAAAAGATCTCCCCCTGGGATCTTTTTGAAGGCTTGAAGCCATCAGCACCACTGTCTTGGGGCTGGTTTGGAACAGTCCGGGTGGACCGGCGCGTGGCCCGCGGAGAGGAGCAGCAGCGGCTGCTGCTGTACCACACGCACCTGAGGCCCCGGCCCCGCGCCTATTACCTGGAGCCACTGCCGCTGCCGCCGGAAGATGAggagcccccagcccccgccctgcTGGAGCCTGAGAAAAAGGCTCCAGAGCCCCCCAAAACTGACAAACCTGGGGCCGCTCCCCCCAGCACTGAGGAACGCAAGAAGAAGTCCACCAAGGGCAAGAAACGCAGCCAGCCGGCCGCCAAGACAGAG GACTATGGAATGGGCCCAGGCCGGAGTGGCCCCTATGGAGTGACAGTGCCTCCGGACCTCCTGCACCACACCAACCCTGGCTCCATATCCCACCTTAGCTACAGGCAGGGCTCCATAGGCCTCTACACCCAGAACCAGCCACTGCCGGCAG GTGGCCCCCGTGTGGACCCATACCGCCCTGTGCGGTTACCGATGCAGAAGCTGCCGACCCGACCACCTTACCCTGGAGTGCTGCCCACCACCATGACTGGCGTCATGGGACTGGAACCCTCCTCCTACAAGACGTCTGTGTACCGACAGCAGCAGCCTGCGGTGCCCCAGGGACAGCGCCTTCGCCAACAGCTCCAGGCAAAGATA CAGAGTCAGGGGATGTTGGGACAGTCATCTGTCCATCAGATGACTCCCAGCTCTTCCTACGGTTTGCAGACCTCCCAG ggCTATACTCCTTACGTTTCTCATGTGGGATTGCAGCAACACACAGGCCCCGCAG ATCCTACCCGCCATCTGCAGCAGCGGCCCAGTGGCTATGTGCACCAGCAGGCCCCAACCTACGGACACGGGCTGACCTCTACTCAAAG GTTTTCCCACCAGACACTGCAGCAGACACCCATGATAGGCACTATGACCCCACTGGGCGCCCAGGGTGTCCAGGCTGGCGTCCGGTCGGCTTCCATCCTGcctgagcagcagcagcagcagcagcagcaacagcagcagcagcagcagcagcagcagcaacagcagcagcagcagcagcagcagcagcaacagtacCACAtccggcagcagcagcagcagcagatccTGCGG cagcagcagcagcagcagcagcagcagcagcagcaacagcagcagcagcagcagcagcagcagcaacagcagcagcagcagcagcagcagcagcagcaggcacaccagcagcagcagcagcaggcagctcctccccagccccagccccagtcccAGCCCCAG TTCCAGCGCCAGGGGCTTCAGCAGACCCAGCAACAACAGCAGACAGCAGCTTTGGTCCGGCAGCTCCAACAACAGCTCTCCA ATACCCAGCCACAGCCCAGTACCAACATATTTGGACGCTACTGA